A window of Nicotiana tabacum cultivar K326 chromosome 24, ASM71507v2, whole genome shotgun sequence contains these coding sequences:
- the LOC107798730 gene encoding LOW QUALITY PROTEIN: putative late blight resistance protein homolog R1B-23 (The sequence of the model RefSeq protein was modified relative to this genomic sequence to represent the inferred CDS: inserted 1 base in 1 codon; substituted 2 bases at 2 genomic stop codons), translating into MRRGDMSSDIPNPLETLQLIEQKWSSYARIPTTPTWIAEECHSFCMVLDGYHFSEGSCSLDTLHRIEEDWGSFLVFSDEYLSKLFHLRETLKQTEDECSSFHIVFLSEESDSLDTLQHKIRRFQDNLWQTVEECSSLLIFSEKYLSSEESLPIETLQRIKDEFDSFGVDLFEVDKFKFLERDFKLLDIILNLQIFTGEPDLIRKVQALFQGAAADLIQIYRRQGIHXFYRSVSGLQNTFWQTKLKIRKAEYSFFKVSFQLLANNGDTVIPNFVLEFIDTVIENLSDLLKLDDPSSPLXGLVDQVEKVLKELKFLFSFVNFVSDRCVEPEVQHTFFTHVLEVAWHIIMVTWLYLPNHADGYPDEEYLLFSNLLXSTEQIYRDSAADEGYPLFSDLLRSKIQPIEPSISKIYIDVLKAIKLQQSQWYPVIQIKYVVDCEVGFVETLLHNLEELPFILSGLEIKEMLNFLSAHLLIQVSEFFLQDIDSVIVDAGILVYSLNKKEKGDLDFRVKIQNLHAMIYLITRKTFLLQSNLSGIDRVGSADFILDNMEKFLSLYSNSVVSVKSQVQTIQKELKCFQAIVETQVGLQHFVTHTNGLMYEVEYVFDACKKKDVPDWCLFLWILNIGEDIRMLMAEVAEVQENTAFDLVLHNIADASPTDTSSRFASNPSTNEEMVGFKDVMNELRAKLIKGSVNLDVVSIVGMPGLGKTTLAHELYFDELVVSYFDIRAHCCVSQEYKRKDLLLALLRDVTDDTAKLDREAESELAYKLQKLLKPKRYLVLVDDVWKKSAWDELQSCFPENNKGSRIILTTRHYEVASYAKHVSVPHKLRFLSIAESWTLLQNKVFNKERCPKVLEAVGKSIAQKCGGLPLSMVLVAGILTRMKKEKHCWVQVSTNLGSNIQAQSEGTLDLSYQNLPHYLKPCFLYMGVFPEWDRGSDPSQFFPPMCNTSRRLYFYSQSENLPKWCLFFSHVKSFQFREARNIAFSSIDCVSNTFKRFKFLRVLDFEFTLIDSIPQELTLLKYLAFRTAEDALSLPDNLRNLETLIVQGLRGRVSLSDTIWKMVKLRHLHIYDRAFFTLNSGQEFSNSPSSMVNLQTVSSACFSCVDNANKILEKTPNLRKLRCEVSKFVGSFPAFSNLTKLETLKISCGTKLTLIDQLKFPSSLKKLVLSNFHIHLTEVATLPKLEVLKLLGVTISSNIWEVNDEKFPKLKFLKLENPSFSEWNASDDAFPCLEHLVLKKCRYLKEIPSRFGDASSLKSVEIISCNEELVKSAEAVREELEGMLGTSGFELFIPKQQKNRFEGVL; encoded by the exons ATGAGAAGAGGAGATATGTCTTCGGACATACCTAATCCCCTTGAAACACTGCAACTGATTGAACAGAAATGGAGTTCCTATGCTCGTATTCCTACAACTCCGACATGGATTGCAGAGGAATGTCATTCATTTTGTATGGTTTTAGACGGATATCATTTTTCAGAGGGATCTTGTTCCCTTGACACTCTGCACAGGATTGAAGAGGATTGGGGCTCATTCCTTGTGTTCTCAGACGAGTAtctgtcaaagttatttcatcTACGTGAAACTCTGAAGCAGACTGAAGATGAATGCAGCTCATTccatattgtatttctttcagaggAATCTGATTCCCTTGACACTCTGCAGCACAAGATACGTCGTTTCCAAGACAATCTTTGGCAAACTGTAGAGGAATGCAGTTCTTTACTTATATTTTCAGAGAAATATCTGTCTTCAGAGGAATCTCTCCCCATTGAAACTCTGCAGAGGATCAAAGATGAATTTGATTCTTTCGGAGTAGATCTGTTTGAAGTTGATAAATTTAAGTTCCTCGAAAGGGATTTCAAGTTGTTGGATATCATTCTCAACTTACAGATCTTCACAGGTGAACCAGATCTCATAAGAAAAGTCCAAGCTCTGTTTCAAGGTGCTGCAGCTGATCTCATCCAGATCTACAGAAGACAAGGGATCCACTAATTTTATCGCAGTGTCTCCGGCTTGCAAAACACGTTTTGGCAGACTAAGTTGAAAATCAGAAAAGCTGAATACTCCTTTTTCAAAGTATCATTTCAACTTTTAGCCAACAACGGTGATACTGTTATTCCCAATTTTGTTTTGGAATTCATTGATACCGTGATAGAGAATCTCAGTGATCTACTGAAACTTGATGATCCAAGTTCACCCC AGGGACTCGTGGATCAAGTTGAAAAGGTTTTGAAGGAGTTGAAGTTCCTTTTTAGTTTTGTCAACTTTGTTTCAGACAGATGCGTAGAGCCTGAGGTCCAGCATACTTTCTTCACTCATGTTTTAGAAGTGGCCTGGCACATAATAATGGTTACCTGGTTGTATCTTCCAAACCATGCAGACGGATACCCAGATGAAGAATATCTTTTGTTTTCTAATCTCCTATGAAGCACGGAACAGATATATCGAGACTCTGCTGCAGATGAGGGTTATCCTTTGTTTTCTGATCTACTGCGAAGCAAAATTCAGCCTATTGAGCCAAGCATCTCCAAGATCTATATTGATGTCCTGAAAGCTATAAAGTTACAGCAGTCACAATGGTATCCCGTTATCCAAATTAAGTATGTGGTAGACTGTGAAGTTGGATTTGTGGAGACTCTTCTACACAATTTGGAAGAGTTACCATTCATTTTAAGTGGACTAGAGATAAAGGAGATGCTCAACTTCTTGAGCGCCCATCTACTAATACAGGTCTCTGAATTTTTTCTTCAAGATATAGATTCTGTGATTGTTGATGCAGGAATTCTTGTTTACTCATTAAACAAAAAGGAGAAGGGTGATCTTGATTTCCGAGTCAAAATTCAGAATCTGCATGCAATGATCTATCTCATCACAAGAAAGACATTTCTCCTTCAGTCCAACTTGTCTGGAATTGACAGAGTGGGCTCTGCTGATTTCATTTTAGACAACATGGAGAAGTTTCTAAGCCTTTATTCAAATTCAGTTGTTTCTGTCAAGAGCCAAGTTCAGACAATTCAGAAAGAACTCAAGTGCTTTCAAGCTATTGTTGAAACACAAGTCGGACTTCAACATTTTGTAACACATACAAATGGTTTGATGTATGAGGTAGAATATGTATTTGATGCTTGTAAGAAAAAAGATGTTCCTGATTGGTGTTTATTTCTCTGGATCTTGAACATTGGAGAGGATATTAGAATGCTCATGGCAGAGGTAGCAGAGGTTCAAGAAAATACCGCGTTTGACTTGGTATTGCATAACATCGCAGATGCTTCCCCTACAGATACTTCTTCACGATTTGCCAGCAATCCAAGCACGAATGAAGAGATGGTGGGCTTCAAGGATGTGATGAACGAACTAAGAGCCAAACTAATCAAAGGATCAGTAAATCTTGATGTCGTTTCAATTGTTGGAATGCCTGGATTAGGCAAGACAACTCTGGCACACGAACTATATTTTGATGAGTTAGTTGTCTCTTATTTTGATATCCGTGCTCACTGTTGTGTCTCTCAAGAATATAAACGGAAGGACTTGTTACTAGCCCTTCTACGTGATGTTACTGATGATACAGCTAAACTTGATAGAGAGGCTGAAAGTGAATTAGCATACAAGCTTCAGAAACTTTTAAAGCCCAAGAGATATCTTGTCCTCGTTGATGATGTCTGGAAAAAGAGTGCATGGGATGAATTACAGTCATGCTTCCCTGAAAATAACAAAGGAAGTAGAATTATTCTAACAACTCGGCATTATGAAGTTGCATCTTATGCTAAACACGTTAGTGTTCCCCATAAGCTTCGATTTTTAAGTATTGCTGAAAGTTGGACCTTATTACAGAATAAGGTGTTCAACAAAGAAAGATGTCCCAAGGTCTTAGAGGCTGTCGGCAAAAGCATAGCACAAAAATGTGGAGGGCTTCCTCTTTCAATGGTTCTGGTAGCAGGTATCCTCACAAGAATGAAGAAGGAAAAACATTGTTGGGTACAAGTATCAACAAACTTAGGTTCAAATATTCAGGCTCAATCGGAGGGCACACTAGATCTGAGTTATCAGAATCTACCACATTATTTGAAACCGTGTTTTTTATATATGGGAGTATTTCCAGAATG GGACAGAGGTTCAGATCCTTCTCAATTTTTTCCTCCAATGTGCAATACTTCACGCCGCTTATACTTTTATTCTCAAAGTGAAAATCTTCCAAAATGGTGTTTGTTTTTCTCCCATGTGAAATCTTTCCAGTTCAGGGAGGCTAGAAATATTGCATTCTCTTCAATAGACTGTGTTTCAAACACTTTTAAAAGGTTCAAGTTTCTAAGGGTATTAGACTTTGAATTCACCCTGATTGATTCTATCCCACAAGAATTAACCCTTTTGAAGTATCTTGCTTTTCGGACGGCAGAAGATGCATTATCACTCCCTGACAATCTTCGTAACCTTGAAACATTGATAGTTCAAGGACTTAGAGGACGAGTATCATTATCAGATACCATTTGGAAGATGGTTAAGTTGCGGCATCTTCATATCTATGATCGAGCATTCTTCACTTTGAATAGTGGACAAGAATTCTCAAATAGCCCCTCGTCAATGGTTAATTTGCAAACTGTTTCCTCAGCATGTTTTTCTTGTGTGGATAATGCCAATAAGATCTTGGAAAAGACACCAAATCTTCGGAAACTGAGATGTGAAGTTTCCAAATTTGTTGGCTCGTTTCCTGCATTTAGCAATCTTACTAAGCTTGAAACGCTCAAGATCTCTTGCGGTACTAAATTGACCTTGATCGATCAGTTGAAGTTCCCATCAAGCTTGAAGAAGTTGGTACTGTCCAATTTTCACATACATCTTACTGAAGTTGcaactcttccaaaacttgaggTACTCAAGCTGTTAGGAGTTACCATTAGCTCCAATATATGGGAAGTGAATGATGAGAAATTCCCTAAACTCAAATTCTTGAAACTAGAAAATCCTTCTTTTTCAGAATGGAATGCTTCAGATGATGCCTTCCCATGCCTTGAACACTTGGTATTGAAAAAATGTCGATATCTTAAGGAGATCCCTTCTCGTTTTGGGGATGCCTCTTCCCTGAAATCAGTTGAGATAATATCGTGCAATGAAGAACTTGTCAAGTCAGCCGAGGCCGTCAGGGAAGAATTAGAGGGAATGTTGGGAACTTCTGGTTTTGAGCTCTTCATCCCCAAGCAGCAAAAAAACAG ATTTGAAGGAGTTTTATAA